The Danio aesculapii chromosome 8, fDanAes4.1, whole genome shotgun sequence genome window below encodes:
- the prnpa gene encoding prion protein a, with protein MHSKFKLFSFVNCLLLLAVLLPVAQSRRGGGFGRGGGRGGGWGGSSSGRAGWGAAGGHHRAPPVHTGHLGHTGHTGSSGHGVGKVAGAAAAGALGGMLVGHGLSSMGRPGYGYGYGGYGGHGYGYGHGYGHGHGHGGHGGHSGDHNETSVDYYSDGAASGHAHSCVTVFGLMMSFLLGHFLS; from the coding sequence ATGCATTCCAAATTTAAGCTCTTCTCCTTCGTAAACTGCCTGTTGCTGCTGGCTGTGCTGCTGCCGGTGGCGCAGTCTCGCCGTGGCGGGGGCTTCGGTCGCGGCGGCGGGAGAGGTGGAGGCTGGGGAGGCAGCAGCTCGGGTCGCGCGGGCTGGGGTGCAGCTGGAGGGCATCACCGAGCTCCACCCGTACACACGGGACACCTAGGACACACAGGACACACGGGCTCCTCGGGACACGGAGTCGGCAAGGTGGCTGGTGCGGCGGCGGCTGGAGCTCTTGGAGGAATGTTGGTCGGTCACGGTTTAAGCTCTATGGGGCGACCAGGATACGGGTACGGGTATGGTGGATACGGAGGACACGGTTACGGCTATGGGCATGGGTACGGGCATGGTCATGGACATGGAGGACACGGAGGGCATTCGGGAGATCATAACGAGACTTCTGTGGATTATTACTCGGATGGAGCTGCAAGTGGACATGCCCATAGCTGCGTGACGGTGTTTGGACTCATGATGTCATTCTTGCTTGGGCACTTCCTGTCATAA